One segment of Comamonas thiooxydans DNA contains the following:
- a CDS encoding helix-turn-helix transcriptional regulator has translation MWRLFEPDLRRRLSELDATTTAERVRAVLLELLPDNEATIERTAGRLGLSKRTLQRRLEDEGENFRALVNSTRENLARHYLGNTTMSGAEIAFLLGFKDPNSFYRAFQDWTGQTPHSARHAMCLN, from the coding sequence ATGTGGCGCCTGTTCGAGCCTGATCTGCGCCGCCGGCTCAGCGAACTCGATGCGACGACGACGGCGGAACGCGTGCGTGCCGTCCTGCTGGAACTGCTGCCCGACAACGAGGCAACCATCGAGAGGACCGCCGGGCGCCTGGGCTTGAGCAAGCGTACGCTACAGCGTCGCCTTGAAGACGAGGGAGAAAATTTTCGGGCCTTGGTCAATTCGACGCGGGAGAACCTGGCCCGCCACTACCTGGGAAACACCACGATGTCCGGCGCGGAGATCGCCTTCCTGCTCGGCTTCAAAGATCCCAATTCCTTCTATCGAGCATTTCAGGACTGGACCGGGCAGACGCCCCACAGCGCCCGCCATGCCATGTGTCTGAACTGA
- a CDS encoding AraC family transcriptional regulator ligand-binding domain-containing protein, with protein sequence MQTDVPYSLQVAEIAFFLRLARLATRESVQALRVALPQLPPAAYARRYESFFCAPVQQGANPSITFASVSHGQRWHVAPVRA encoded by the coding sequence GTGCAGACCGACGTGCCGTACTCGTTGCAAGTGGCCGAGATCGCATTTTTCCTGCGGTTGGCCCGACTCGCGACCCGCGAGTCCGTCCAGGCGCTGCGGGTGGCGCTTCCGCAACTTCCGCCTGCTGCCTATGCCCGGCGTTACGAGAGTTTCTTCTGTGCCCCCGTACAACAGGGGGCGAATCCGAGCATCACATTCGCGTCCGTTTCTCACGGTCAACGATGGCATGTGGCGCCTGTTCGAGCCTGA
- a CDS encoding NAD(P)H-binding protein: MTTLVDQRKVLLAGATGLVGGLMLQALLADQTVSEVHALSRRPLSVRHPRLQVHIVDFSRLPALPQVDEVYLALGTTIKVAGSEAAFRAVDLEANLAVAKAAFTAGARRVGLVSAVGANAKSSVFYNRVKGELEDALKAMGLTTLVIAQPSLLLDYRNGLQQPTRIGELIMIPIGKLLAPLLPGTYRPVRARAVAQSLVKTVPAAEGVVVLASNVLARMDDER; the protein is encoded by the coding sequence TTGACCACGCTTGTCGATCAACGAAAAGTGCTGCTGGCCGGCGCCACGGGACTGGTGGGCGGCCTGATGCTTCAGGCCCTGCTGGCCGACCAGACGGTCTCCGAAGTGCATGCCCTGAGCCGTCGGCCATTGAGTGTCCGCCACCCCAGGCTTCAGGTTCACATCGTGGATTTCAGCCGCTTGCCCGCGCTGCCGCAGGTCGACGAGGTGTATCTGGCGCTCGGCACCACGATCAAGGTGGCCGGCAGTGAAGCAGCGTTCCGTGCGGTCGATCTGGAGGCCAATCTGGCGGTAGCCAAGGCAGCGTTCACCGCGGGAGCCCGTCGCGTGGGACTGGTCAGCGCCGTGGGGGCGAATGCGAAATCCTCCGTGTTCTACAACCGCGTCAAGGGTGAGTTGGAGGACGCCCTCAAAGCGATGGGGCTGACGACACTGGTGATCGCGCAACCCTCACTGTTGCTGGACTACCGGAATGGCCTGCAGCAGCCGACGCGCATCGGTGAACTGATCATGATCCCGATCGGGAAGCTGCTCGCGCCGCTCCTACCCGGAACCTATCGACCAGTGCGTGCGCGGGCGGTCGCGCAGTCGCTGGTCAAGACCGTGCCTGCGGCTGAAGGCGTGGTCGTGCTGGCTTCCAACGTGCTTGCCAGGATGGACGACGAGCGCTGA